A stretch of the Archangium violaceum genome encodes the following:
- a CDS encoding SAM-dependent methyltransferase, translating into MKRIVFLLSLVAGLSAFAQDTSARQMPGQQEEVQAPEVPFVPTPQDDVDQMLELAGVKPGDVVYDLGSGDGRIVITAVQKYGARGVGVDINPVRISEANENARRAGVEDQVEFRQGDLFKADIGDASVVTLYLLPSVNERLKPKLLAELKPGTRIVSHDFDMGDWKPVKQIETNGSTLYLWVVPERGGHRAPR; encoded by the coding sequence ATGAAGCGGATCGTGTTCTTGCTGTCACTCGTCGCGGGGCTCTCGGCGTTCGCCCAGGACACCTCGGCTCGTCAGATGCCAGGACAGCAGGAGGAGGTGCAGGCCCCAGAGGTACCCTTCGTCCCCACTCCTCAAGACGACGTGGATCAGATGCTGGAGCTGGCCGGGGTGAAACCGGGGGATGTCGTCTACGATCTCGGCAGCGGAGATGGCCGCATCGTCATCACCGCCGTGCAGAAGTACGGGGCACGTGGGGTGGGGGTGGACATCAACCCCGTGCGTATCTCCGAGGCGAACGAGAACGCGCGCCGCGCGGGCGTGGAGGACCAGGTGGAGTTCCGCCAGGGAGACCTGTTCAAGGCCGACATCGGCGACGCCTCGGTGGTGACGCTCTACCTGCTGCCCTCCGTCAACGAGCGCCTCAAGCCCAAGCTGCTCGCCGAGCTGAAACCGGGCACGCGCATCGTCTCGCATGACTTCGACATGGGGGACTGGAAGCCGGTGAAGCAGATCGAGACGAACGGCAGCACGCTCTATCTGTGGGTCGTCCCGGAGCGTGGTGGCCACAGGGCCCCACGCTGA
- a CDS encoding mannitol dehydrogenase family protein: MHPLDQAHLSRLPSSVARPGYDRTRVRAGIAHIGVGGFHRAHQAIYTDRALARPGQEGWGVCGINLLPQDAAMAAAMKKQDGLYTVSEMAPDGSHVSRVVECMVEYLYAPENPEAVLAKLSHPDIRIVSLTITEGGYLLDEQGKFNRQHPTVAHDLANPGSPQGVFGFLVGALERRRKAGVKPFTVMSCDNLRHNGAQARRAVVAFARARNPELAAWIEREVAFPNGMVDRITPATDDIARQKLRELTQVDDSAPVICEDFIQWVLEDDFRNGRPEWDAVGVMFTKDVSPYEEAKIRLLNATHTMLSYPAYLAGLRKVDDALHDPLFFNYLRGFLDHDAGVWLESLPGLEIPAYKDKLLERFGNRAVGDQLARLCMDGGSKIPGFLLPTVHAILENGRPYHRIAFFLAAYDRYLKGTDEKGQLHTINEPNARHLLEPVMESNSPMTLIQLEEVVGSKISEHQGFVDLYLRLRNQIDEQGVVATLKSLDPARETPLSARA, encoded by the coding sequence ATGCACCCCCTCGATCAAGCCCACCTCTCCCGCCTGCCCTCCTCCGTCGCCCGCCCCGGTTATGACCGGACCCGGGTGCGCGCCGGCATCGCCCACATTGGCGTGGGCGGCTTCCACCGCGCCCACCAGGCCATCTACACCGACCGCGCCCTCGCACGGCCCGGCCAGGAGGGCTGGGGCGTGTGTGGCATCAACCTGCTGCCCCAGGACGCAGCCATGGCCGCGGCGATGAAGAAGCAGGATGGCCTCTACACCGTGAGCGAGATGGCGCCAGATGGCTCGCACGTCTCGCGCGTCGTCGAGTGCATGGTGGAGTACCTCTATGCCCCGGAGAACCCGGAGGCGGTGCTCGCGAAGTTGAGCCACCCGGACATCCGCATCGTCTCGTTGACCATCACCGAGGGCGGCTACCTGCTCGACGAGCAGGGGAAGTTCAACCGCCAGCACCCCACGGTCGCGCACGATCTGGCCAACCCCGGCTCACCCCAGGGTGTGTTCGGCTTCCTCGTGGGAGCACTGGAGCGCCGGCGCAAGGCGGGCGTGAAGCCCTTCACGGTGATGTCCTGCGACAACCTGCGCCACAACGGTGCCCAGGCCCGCCGCGCAGTGGTGGCCTTCGCCAGGGCGAGGAATCCGGAGCTGGCCGCGTGGATCGAGCGCGAGGTGGCCTTCCCCAACGGCATGGTGGACCGCATCACCCCCGCCACGGACGACATCGCCCGGCAGAAGCTGCGCGAGCTGACCCAGGTGGACGACTCCGCCCCGGTCATCTGCGAGGACTTCATCCAATGGGTGCTGGAGGACGACTTCCGCAACGGCCGCCCCGAGTGGGACGCGGTGGGCGTGATGTTCACGAAGGACGTGTCGCCGTACGAGGAGGCGAAGATCCGCCTGCTCAACGCGACCCATACGATGCTCTCCTACCCCGCGTACCTGGCCGGCCTGCGCAAGGTGGACGACGCGCTGCACGATCCGCTCTTCTTCAACTACCTGCGCGGCTTCCTCGACCATGACGCGGGTGTATGGCTCGAGTCCCTGCCCGGGCTCGAGATCCCGGCCTACAAGGACAAGCTGCTCGAGCGCTTCGGCAATCGCGCCGTGGGAGACCAGCTCGCGCGCCTGTGCATGGATGGCGGCTCGAAGATCCCCGGCTTCCTCCTGCCCACCGTGCACGCCATCCTGGAGAACGGCCGCCCCTATCACCGCATCGCCTTCTTCCTCGCCGCCTACGACCGCTACCTGAAGGGCACGGACGAGAAGGGCCAGCTCCATACGATCAACGAGCCCAACGCGCGCCACCTGCTCGAGCCGGTCATGGAGAGCAACTCGCCCATGACGCTCATCCAGCTCGAGGAGGTCGTGGGCTCGAAGATTTCCGAGCACCAGGGCTTCGTGGACCTGTACCTGAGGCTGCGCAACCAGATCGACGAGCAGGGCGTGGTCGCCACGCTCAAGTCGCTCGATCCGGCGAGGGAGACCCCTCTCTCCGCCCGGGCCTGA